Proteins encoded together in one Deinococcus irradiatisoli window:
- a CDS encoding carbohydrate ABC transporter permease → MTSTPLTAPQTSRRTISGKRPMSRAASILLLALGGVLTLAPFYFMFIFATHPRQEIFSLPPPVWFGSNLEANYDSLLSRMPFWRNLWNSLYLAVLTTGTTLFFCTLGGYAFAMYEFKGKGWLFGLLLATLLIPSTLNIVPYALIMQALGWIDAPRALWVPGMASAFGIFLMRQYIGSAIPRELVEAARIDGATEFTTFRKVIVPLTGPAMATLGLVTFVQSWNNFLGPLIIFRSQDTYTAPLALRTLQGIANTDWGALMCGVALTVVPLLILFAFASRRLIDGLTSGALKG, encoded by the coding sequence ATGACGTCTACTCCCCTGACCGCTCCGCAGACTTCGCGCCGCACCATCAGCGGCAAGCGCCCGATGAGCCGCGCCGCCTCGATTCTGCTGCTGGCCCTCGGCGGGGTGCTGACGCTGGCTCCGTTCTACTTCATGTTCATTTTCGCCACCCACCCGCGCCAGGAGATCTTCTCGCTGCCGCCGCCGGTGTGGTTCGGCAGCAATCTGGAAGCCAACTACGACAGCCTGCTCTCGCGCATGCCGTTCTGGCGCAACCTCTGGAACAGCCTGTACCTGGCCGTCCTGACCACCGGCACCACCTTGTTTTTCTGCACGCTGGGCGGCTACGCTTTCGCGATGTACGAATTCAAGGGCAAAGGCTGGCTGTTCGGGCTGCTGCTGGCCACCTTGCTGATTCCCTCGACCCTCAACATCGTGCCGTACGCCCTGATCATGCAGGCGCTCGGCTGGATCGACGCGCCCAGAGCGCTATGGGTGCCGGGCATGGCCAGCGCCTTCGGGATTTTCCTGATGCGCCAGTACATCGGCAGCGCCATTCCGCGCGAACTGGTGGAAGCCGCCCGCATCGACGGAGCCACCGAGTTCACCACCTTCCGCAAGGTCATCGTGCCGCTGACCGGCCCAGCGATGGCGACGTTGGGGCTCGTCACCTTCGTGCAGTCGTGGAACAACTTCCTGGGGCCGCTGATCATCTTCCGCAGCCAGGACACCTACACCGCGCCGCTGGCCCTGCGCACCCTGCAGGGCATCGCCAACACCGATTGGGGCGCCCTCATGTGCGGCGTGGCGCTCACAGTGGTGCCGCTGCTGATTCTCTTCGCCTTCGCTTCGCGCCGCCTGATCGACGGCCTGACCAGCGGCGCCCTCAAGGGCTGA
- a CDS encoding carbohydrate ABC transporter permease, with amino-acid sequence MTAAPTTPPKHARSGGWDNFQRKYAPYIFISPFFLLFFAFGLFPIIFNAYLSVHSWQPGSGLGDMEFVGLRNFTDNLTDPTFWLSLKNTAILAVESGLPQHLIAIPLAFAINMGLKRAQSFITAVYFLPYITSVVAISVIFFTLFSWQYGVLNAALNSLHHIPVLGVLFPGEKVNWLGERAFVQPSIAMVIVWRYVGWNMLLYLSGLQAIPGELYEAAAVDGATRSEQFRFITLPLLRPTIFLAVTLSLIGGFQLFEEPFILTNGGGGVGQAGLTTIMYMFRTYNAYSDAGVAAAMAWLLFIVIGALTIVNNLLFGRSGMGSNEAPR; translated from the coding sequence GTGACCGCCGCACCCACCACCCCGCCCAAGCACGCCCGCTCCGGCGGCTGGGACAACTTTCAGCGCAAGTACGCGCCGTACATCTTTATCAGTCCGTTTTTCCTGCTGTTTTTTGCCTTCGGCTTGTTTCCGATCATCTTCAACGCCTACCTGTCGGTGCATTCCTGGCAGCCGGGCAGCGGCCTGGGCGACATGGAGTTCGTGGGCCTGCGCAACTTCACCGACAACCTCACCGACCCGACCTTCTGGCTGTCGCTCAAAAATACCGCGATCCTGGCGGTGGAAAGCGGGTTGCCGCAGCACCTGATCGCCATTCCGCTGGCCTTTGCCATCAACATGGGCCTCAAGCGGGCGCAGTCGTTTATCACCGCCGTGTATTTCCTGCCGTACATCACCTCGGTGGTGGCGATCTCGGTGATCTTCTTCACCCTGTTCAGCTGGCAGTACGGGGTGCTCAACGCGGCCCTCAACAGCCTGCACCACATCCCGGTGCTGGGCGTGCTGTTTCCCGGTGAGAAGGTCAACTGGCTGGGCGAGCGAGCCTTCGTGCAGCCCTCGATCGCCATGGTGATCGTGTGGCGCTACGTGGGCTGGAACATGCTGCTGTATTTGTCGGGCCTGCAGGCCATCCCCGGTGAGCTGTACGAAGCCGCCGCCGTGGACGGCGCCACCCGCAGCGAGCAGTTCCGCTTCATCACCCTGCCGCTGCTGCGCCCCACCATCTTCCTGGCCGTGACTCTGAGCCTCATCGGCGGCTTCCAGCTGTTCGAAGAGCCGTTTATCCTCACCAACGGCGGCGGCGGCGTGGGCCAGGCGGGGCTCACCACCATCATGTACATGTTCCGCACCTACAACGCCTACAGCGATGCCGGCGTGGCCGCCGCGATGGCCTGGCTGCTGTTCATCGTGATCGGCGCGCTGACCATCGTCAATAACCTGCTCTTCGGCCGCAGCGGCATGGGAAGCAACGAGGCCCCAAGATGA
- a CDS encoding LacI family DNA-binding transcriptional regulator — MTGDDLGRPLTIRDVARHAGVSISTVSRVMNGKNVRPELKVAVQQVLSELDFRPSAVARSMVRGTTQTVGVLIEDISSAYYAELIKGIESVLERTGHHPLFKSSHWSALREDEALKVFLDHNVDAIIVVGGFIAEDRLRELSQRLPLVVVGRSGLSLEVPTLTLDQHGGAYRATRHLIELGHREIVHICGRMTQEDAVGRLQGYYDAMRDAGLDVRPEWVLQGDFLETSAYRAMLGFVELNLPFTAVFAANDQMAFGANLALHRKGLRVPDDVSLVGYDDLPMSAYIVPPLTTIRQPAQQVGEIAARAAHDLMTGKTPQTPNFELRLVLRESTRPLRR, encoded by the coding sequence ATGACCGGCGACGATCTCGGCAGACCCCTCACCATCCGCGATGTGGCGCGTCACGCTGGGGTGTCGATCAGCACGGTGTCGCGGGTGATGAACGGCAAGAACGTGCGGCCCGAACTCAAGGTGGCGGTGCAGCAGGTGCTGAGTGAACTCGATTTCCGGCCCAGCGCGGTGGCCCGCAGCATGGTGCGCGGCACCACCCAGACGGTGGGCGTACTGATCGAGGACATTTCCAGCGCCTACTACGCCGAGCTGATCAAGGGCATCGAGAGCGTGCTGGAGCGCACTGGCCACCACCCGCTGTTCAAGAGCAGCCACTGGAGCGCGCTGCGCGAGGACGAAGCGCTCAAGGTCTTTCTCGACCACAACGTGGACGCCATCATCGTGGTGGGGGGCTTTATCGCCGAGGACCGGCTGCGCGAACTCTCGCAGCGCCTGCCGCTGGTGGTGGTGGGGCGAAGCGGCCTGAGCCTGGAGGTGCCGACCCTGACCCTCGACCAGCACGGCGGCGCGTACCGGGCCACCCGCCACCTGATCGAACTCGGCCACCGTGAGATCGTGCATATCTGCGGCCGGATGACCCAGGAAGACGCCGTGGGGCGTTTGCAGGGCTACTACGACGCGATGCGTGATGCGGGGCTGGACGTGCGGCCCGAGTGGGTCTTGCAGGGCGATTTTCTGGAAACCTCGGCCTACCGGGCCATGCTGGGCTTCGTCGAGCTGAACCTGCCGTTTACCGCCGTGTTCGCCGCCAACGACCAGATGGCCTTCGGCGCCAACCTGGCGCTGCACCGCAAGGGCCTGCGCGTGCCCGACGACGTGTCGCTGGTCGGCTACGACGATCTGCCGATGTCGGCCTACATCGTGCCGCCGCTGACCACCATCCGGCAGCCGGCGCAGCAGGTCGGGGAAATCGCCGCCCGCGCCGCCCACGACCTGATGACCGGCAAAACCCCACAGACCCCGAACTTCGAGCTGCGGCTGGTGCTGCGCGAATCCACCCGGCCCCTGCGGCGCTGA
- the nspC gene encoding carboxynorspermidine decarboxylase, protein MTTLPQAQAFPIQLPEVYPADQIPWDTIPSPAFVLDESRLRRNLSLISQVQDLSGAQIIVAFKGFSMFSAFPWLREYGISGATASSLNEALLAKQELRGEVHVYAPAYSDAEFPQLMELADHLSFNSFSQWERFKPQVMAARAAGKQVGIGIRINPEYAEVETDLYNPAGPFSRLGVTRSNFRPELLDGVDGLHFHTLCEKDADTLERTLEVVERNFGEFLPQMQWVNFGGGHLMTREGYDTDRLIRVVRAFREKWQVEVILEPGSAFGWGTGWLVSSVLDVVENGKQIALLDVSVSAHMPDVLEMPYRPNVLGAGRAGELAHDYLLGGTTCLAGDVIDEYSFDHALTVGERVVFDDMIHYTMVKTTFFNGVKHPDIGIWHQKGEYQIVREFGYDQFRAKLS, encoded by the coding sequence ATGACTACCCTGCCCCAGGCCCAGGCGTTTCCCATTCAGCTGCCCGAGGTGTACCCGGCCGACCAGATTCCCTGGGACACCATCCCCAGCCCCGCCTTCGTGCTCGACGAATCGCGGCTGCGGCGCAACCTCTCGCTGATCTCGCAGGTGCAAGACCTCAGCGGCGCGCAGATCATCGTGGCCTTCAAAGGATTTTCGATGTTCAGCGCCTTTCCCTGGCTGCGCGAGTACGGCATTTCCGGCGCCACCGCCAGCAGCCTCAACGAAGCGCTGCTCGCCAAACAGGAACTGCGCGGCGAGGTGCATGTGTACGCTCCGGCCTACAGCGACGCCGAATTTCCGCAGCTGATGGAACTGGCCGATCACCTCAGCTTCAATTCGTTCTCGCAGTGGGAACGCTTTAAACCGCAGGTCATGGCCGCCCGCGCCGCCGGCAAGCAGGTCGGCATCGGCATCCGTATCAACCCCGAGTACGCCGAGGTCGAAACCGATCTCTACAACCCGGCCGGGCCGTTCTCGCGTCTGGGCGTGACGCGCAGCAACTTCCGCCCCGAGCTGCTCGACGGGGTAGACGGCCTGCACTTCCATACCCTCTGCGAGAAAGACGCCGACACCCTGGAGCGCACCCTGGAAGTCGTGGAGCGCAACTTCGGCGAATTCCTGCCGCAGATGCAGTGGGTCAATTTCGGCGGCGGCCACCTGATGACCCGCGAAGGCTACGACACCGACCGCTTGATCCGGGTGGTGCGGGCCTTCCGCGAGAAGTGGCAGGTCGAGGTGATTCTGGAACCCGGCTCGGCTTTCGGCTGGGGCACTGGCTGGCTGGTCAGCAGCGTGCTCGACGTGGTCGAGAACGGCAAGCAGATCGCCCTGCTCGACGTGTCGGTCAGCGCCCACATGCCCGACGTGCTGGAAATGCCCTACCGCCCCAACGTGCTGGGTGCGGGCCGGGCCGGCGAACTCGCTCACGATTACCTGCTCGGCGGCACCACCTGTCTGGCCGGCGACGTGATCGACGAGTACTCGTTCGACCACGCCCTCACGGTGGGCGAGCGGGTGGTGTTCGACGACATGATTCACTACACCATGGTCAAGACGACCTTTTTCAACGGCGTCAAGCACCCCGACATCGGCATCTGGCACCAGAAGGGCGAGTACCAGATCGTGCGCGAGTTCGGCTACGACCAGTTCCGGGCCAAGCTGAGCTGA
- a CDS encoding Ig-like domain-containing protein, with translation MLASLTLSACTGSTTPTPDPGDTTPPSIVSVTPASGAVGVAKDSNIVVTFSEPMNQASAQAAFQSATLGASTITWNASGTVMTVNPNADLMYTSSGQTYSFQITNTATDLKGNPLSNPTSATFKTFRQLSATLPLKASTVGEISNTFAVNSVSADVVVGDLANNTSRRGFFGFDLTGLPADLNPVNVLAARVRMYVNTPIVGTPFTDLFQSCSGSFCLFQGKSVVMEHVAYGNTIAGSAYGIAPLSADLRGLTDETPCSGLVCLFVGTSTGWNASDISAWLKDDLTNRAARGNLSEVRLSFPKDTNGDNAADNIAVSNAGATKAQLVVTYLMP, from the coding sequence GTGCTGGCGAGTCTCACGCTGAGCGCCTGCACCGGAAGCACCACGCCGACGCCCGATCCCGGCGACACCACGCCGCCCAGCATCGTCTCGGTGACGCCGGCCAGCGGCGCGGTGGGCGTGGCCAAAGACAGCAATATCGTGGTGACGTTTTCCGAGCCGATGAACCAGGCCAGCGCCCAGGCCGCCTTTCAATCGGCCACTCTGGGGGCCAGCACCATCACCTGGAATGCCAGCGGCACCGTCATGACCGTCAATCCCAACGCCGATCTGATGTACACCAGCAGCGGTCAGACCTACAGTTTTCAGATCACCAACACCGCCACCGACCTCAAGGGCAACCCGCTGAGCAACCCTACCAGCGCGACCTTCAAGACCTTCCGGCAGCTCTCGGCGACCCTGCCGCTCAAGGCCAGCACGGTGGGGGAGATCAGCAACACCTTCGCGGTCAATTCGGTGAGCGCGGACGTGGTGGTGGGTGATCTGGCGAACAACACCAGTCGGCGCGGCTTTTTCGGTTTCGACCTAACCGGGTTGCCGGCCGACCTCAATCCGGTCAACGTGCTGGCGGCGCGGGTGCGGATGTACGTCAACACGCCGATTGTCGGCACGCCGTTTACCGATCTGTTCCAGTCGTGCAGCGGCAGCTTCTGCTTGTTTCAGGGCAAGAGCGTGGTGATGGAGCACGTGGCCTACGGCAACACCATTGCCGGCAGCGCCTACGGCATCGCGCCGCTCTCAGCGGACCTGCGCGGCCTGACCGACGAAACCCCATGCAGCGGGCTCGTCTGCCTCTTCGTCGGCACCTCGACCGGCTGGAACGCCAGCGACATCAGCGCCTGGCTCAAGGACGACCTCACCAACCGGGCGGCGCGCGGCAACCTCAGCGAGGTGCGCTTGTCGTTTCCCAAAGACACCAACGGCGACAACGCGGCGGATAATATCGCCGTCAGCAACGCCGGCGCGACCAAGGCCCAGCTCGTCGTGACCTACCTGATGCCCTGA
- a CDS encoding glutamate-5-semialdehyde dehydrogenase, which translates to MTTVPEAAPTRVPTVREQAVEARRAGRVLGTLPTEQKNAALRAVAASLRRHAAEILTANALDVEAARAAGLNDALIDRLTLTPQRLEGVAADVDKVVTLPDPVGEVVSEVTRPNGLKVSRRRVPLGVLGVIYEARPNVTVDVATLAVKSGNAVILRGGKETVRSNAVLVRLIGEALSQHGLPPAAVQVISDPDRARMLELLRLDDLVDAIIPRGGAGLHRFCVENATVPVIVGGVGVVHLYLDESYVQDEAGIESACELIGNSKVQRPSACNALDTLLLTPTSARLALPDVARRLVAAGVELRADPLTYELLQSHGIAAVPAQEDDFGREFLALTLSLKTVAGLGEALDFIALHGNHTDAILTRDPVQAELFVQNVDSAAVMVNASTRFNDGAQLGLGAEVAVSTQKLHARGPMALTELTTTKWVVRGEGQVRG; encoded by the coding sequence ATGACGACCGTGCCTGAAGCCGCGCCCACAAGGGTGCCCACCGTCCGCGAACAGGCCGTAGAAGCGCGCCGGGCCGGACGGGTGCTGGGAACGCTGCCCACCGAACAGAAGAACGCGGCCTTGAGGGCGGTGGCCGCCTCACTGCGCAGGCACGCCGCCGAGATCCTGACGGCCAACGCGCTGGACGTGGAGGCTGCCCGCGCCGCCGGGCTGAATGACGCGCTGATCGACCGTCTGACCCTGACGCCTCAGCGCCTCGAAGGCGTGGCCGCCGACGTGGACAAGGTGGTGACGCTGCCCGACCCGGTAGGGGAGGTGGTCAGCGAAGTCACCCGCCCCAACGGCCTGAAAGTCTCGCGCCGCCGGGTGCCGCTGGGCGTGCTGGGGGTGATCTATGAAGCGCGCCCGAACGTCACGGTGGACGTGGCGACGCTGGCGGTCAAGAGCGGCAACGCCGTGATCCTGCGCGGCGGCAAGGAAACGGTGCGTAGCAACGCGGTGCTGGTGCGCCTGATCGGCGAGGCGCTTTCGCAGCACGGTCTGCCGCCCGCCGCCGTGCAGGTGATCAGTGACCCCGACCGGGCCCGAATGCTCGAACTGCTGCGCCTGGACGATCTGGTGGACGCCATCATTCCGCGCGGCGGGGCCGGGCTGCACCGCTTCTGCGTGGAGAATGCCACCGTGCCGGTGATCGTGGGCGGGGTGGGCGTGGTGCACCTGTACCTCGACGAGAGTTACGTGCAGGACGAGGCCGGGATAGAGAGCGCCTGCGAACTGATCGGCAACAGCAAGGTGCAGCGCCCCAGCGCCTGCAACGCCCTCGACACGCTGCTGCTGACGCCCACCTCGGCGCGGCTGGCCCTGCCCGACGTGGCCCGGCGGCTGGTGGCGGCGGGCGTGGAGCTGCGGGCCGATCCGCTGACCTACGAGCTGCTTCAGTCGCACGGGATCGCGGCGGTGCCGGCCCAGGAGGACGACTTCGGCCGCGAATTCCTGGCCCTGACGCTCAGCCTCAAGACGGTCGCGGGCCTCGGCGAGGCGCTGGACTTTATCGCCCTCCACGGCAACCACACCGACGCCATCCTGACCCGCGACCCGGTGCAGGCCGAGCTGTTCGTGCAGAACGTGGACAGCGCCGCCGTGATGGTCAACGCCTCGACCCGCTTCAACGACGGCGCCCAGCTCGGCCTGGGCGCCGAGGTGGCGGTGTCCACCCAGAAGCTGCACGCCCGCGGCCCGATGGCGCTCACCGAACTCACCACCACCAAGTGGGTGGTGCGCGGCGAGGGGCAGGTGCGCGGGTAG
- the rpe gene encoding ribulose-phosphate 3-epimerase: protein MPVKLAPSILACDFTRLGEEVKAVSSAEYLHVDVMDGLFVPNISFGLPILAAAKRAARPSQLIDVHLMIERPERYLADFASAGADSLTVHVEATPHLHRAVQLIRALGKRAGVVLNPGTALDTLRPVLADVDLVLIMSVNPGFGGQQFLPQALDRLRTVRGWLDDIGSPAELQVDGGVSTENARALADAGASVLVAGSSIFGEGGAALGLTRLRAALTQEQA from the coding sequence GTGCCTGTCAAACTCGCTCCGAGCATCCTCGCCTGTGATTTCACCCGCCTCGGCGAGGAGGTGAAGGCCGTCTCCAGCGCCGAGTACCTGCATGTGGACGTGATGGACGGCCTGTTCGTGCCGAACATCAGTTTCGGCCTGCCGATTCTCGCGGCCGCCAAGCGCGCCGCCCGGCCCTCCCAGCTGATCGACGTTCACCTGATGATCGAGCGGCCGGAGCGCTACCTCGCCGACTTCGCCTCGGCCGGCGCCGACAGCCTCACGGTGCATGTGGAGGCCACGCCGCACCTGCACCGCGCCGTGCAGCTGATTCGCGCCCTGGGCAAGCGGGCCGGGGTAGTCCTCAATCCCGGCACCGCCCTGGACACCCTGCGCCCGGTGCTCGCCGACGTGGACCTGGTGCTGATCATGAGCGTCAATCCCGGTTTCGGCGGCCAGCAGTTCCTGCCGCAGGCGCTGGACCGCCTGCGCACCGTGCGCGGCTGGCTGGACGACATCGGCAGCCCGGCCGAGTTGCAGGTGGACGGCGGCGTGAGCACCGAGAATGCCCGCGCCCTGGCCGACGCCGGGGCCAGCGTGCTGGTCGCCGGATCGAGCATATTCGGCGAGGGCGGCGCGGCGCTGGGGTTGACGCGCCTGCGCGCCGCCCTGACCCAGGAGCAGGCGTGA
- a CDS encoding GH1 family beta-glucosidase, whose amino-acid sequence MTTLPSPAQRADILTRADFPAHFIFGVATSAYQIEGAVHEGGRGESIWDTFCREPGRIKDHTSGEVACDHYHCLESDLDLIKSLGVDAYRFSVAWPRIQPSGTGEANEAGLAFYERLVDGLTQRGIEPHLTLYHWDLPQALQDVGGWTNRQTAFHFAEYARIVTERLGNKVRSIATLNEPWCSSILSYQIGEHAPGWHNTGAALSAAHHLMLGHGLAMREMRRLNPSATLGIVLNLGPAYPATPADEPAARIADGTFNRWFLDPIFRGEYPQDIWAHYGAYAPETEPGDLEIIRAPLDFLGVNYYTRSYVAKGGDKPSGAEYTDMGWEVYPDGLRDLLVRLESDYTLPPIYITENGAAYPDVLGQDEAVHDAERVAYFDGHLRAVLAASRAGVDVRGYFAWSLMDNFEWAFGYTKRFGLVYVDYATQQRVLKDSAKWYQALATS is encoded by the coding sequence ATGACCACCCTTCCGTCTCCGGCCCAGCGGGCCGACATCCTCACCCGCGCCGACTTTCCCGCCCACTTCATCTTCGGCGTCGCCACCTCGGCCTACCAGATCGAAGGGGCCGTTCACGAGGGCGGGCGCGGCGAGAGCATCTGGGACACCTTCTGCCGCGAACCCGGCCGCATCAAGGACCACACCAGCGGCGAGGTGGCCTGCGACCACTACCACTGCCTGGAAAGCGACCTGGATTTGATCAAGAGCCTGGGGGTGGACGCCTACCGCTTCTCGGTGGCCTGGCCGCGCATTCAGCCCAGCGGCACGGGTGAAGCCAACGAAGCGGGCCTGGCCTTCTACGAGCGGCTGGTCGACGGCCTGACCCAACGCGGTATCGAGCCGCACCTGACGCTCTACCACTGGGACCTGCCGCAGGCGCTGCAGGACGTGGGCGGCTGGACCAACCGGCAGACCGCCTTCCACTTCGCCGAGTACGCCCGCATCGTGACCGAGCGCCTGGGCAACAAGGTCCGCAGCATCGCCACCCTCAACGAGCCGTGGTGCAGCAGCATCCTGAGTTACCAGATCGGCGAGCACGCCCCCGGCTGGCACAACACCGGCGCGGCGCTCTCGGCGGCCCACCACCTGATGCTGGGGCACGGCCTAGCGATGCGGGAAATGCGCCGGCTGAACCCGTCGGCCACGCTGGGCATCGTGCTCAATCTCGGCCCGGCCTACCCCGCCACCCCCGCCGACGAACCGGCCGCCCGCATCGCCGACGGCACCTTCAACCGCTGGTTTCTCGATCCGATTTTCCGGGGCGAGTATCCCCAGGACATCTGGGCGCACTACGGCGCCTACGCGCCGGAAACGGAACCGGGCGATCTGGAGATCATCCGCGCGCCGCTCGATTTCCTGGGCGTCAACTACTACACCCGCAGTTACGTCGCCAAGGGCGGCGACAAACCCAGCGGCGCCGAGTACACCGACATGGGCTGGGAAGTCTACCCGGACGGTCTGCGCGACCTGCTGGTGCGCCTGGAAAGCGACTACACCCTGCCGCCGATCTACATCACCGAGAACGGCGCGGCCTACCCCGACGTGCTCGGCCAGGACGAGGCGGTTCACGACGCCGAGCGGGTGGCGTACTTCGACGGCCACCTCCGGGCGGTGCTGGCAGCTTCGCGGGCCGGGGTGGACGTGCGCGGCTACTTCGCCTGGTCGCTGATGGACAACTTCGAGTGGGCCTTCGGGTACACCAAGCGCTTTGGTCTGGTCTACGTGGATTACGCCACCCAGCAGCGCGTCCTCAAGGACAGCGCCAAGTGGTATCAGGCCCTGGCGACGAGCTGA
- a CDS encoding 2-phosphosulfolactate phosphatase — protein sequence MKLRVDLLPHGGYSDTVLVIDVLRATTTAVTYLERGAEALLLTASPDIALGLKWQLGAEGEAGEPLRHPSYLLGGERGGLAIPGFDFGNSPVEAAQQNFTGKTIVMNTTNGTAAAHVAAQSGSRVLLASLTNAHAAARRAKALAVEEIAIVCAGTDERVGLEDVYAAGVIAEYLLALGELSVDDGARIALTLRRSAGNPLEALSSSVHGQTLEKLGLGEDVRYAAQVSESTVVPVLAAEQDVEGALKFVNAST from the coding sequence GTGAAACTGCGGGTCGATCTGCTGCCGCACGGCGGGTATTCCGACACGGTGCTGGTCATTGACGTGCTGCGGGCCACCACCACCGCCGTGACCTACCTGGAGCGCGGCGCCGAGGCCCTGCTGCTCACCGCCAGCCCCGACATCGCCCTGGGCCTCAAGTGGCAGCTCGGCGCCGAGGGCGAAGCTGGCGAGCCGCTGCGCCACCCCAGCTACCTGCTGGGCGGCGAGCGCGGCGGGCTGGCGATTCCCGGCTTCGACTTCGGCAACAGCCCGGTGGAAGCCGCCCAGCAGAACTTCACCGGCAAAACCATCGTAATGAACACCACCAACGGCACGGCCGCCGCGCACGTCGCCGCGCAGAGCGGCAGCCGGGTGCTGCTGGCTTCCCTCACCAACGCTCACGCCGCCGCCCGGCGGGCCAAAGCGCTGGCGGTCGAAGAAATCGCCATCGTCTGCGCCGGCACCGACGAGCGGGTGGGCCTGGAAGACGTGTACGCGGCGGGCGTGATCGCCGAGTACCTGCTGGCCCTGGGCGAACTCAGCGTGGACGACGGCGCGCGCATCGCGCTGACCCTGCGCCGCAGCGCCGGCAACCCGCTCGAAGCCTTGTCGAGCAGCGTGCACGGCCAGACGCTCGAAAAGCTGGGCCTCGGCGAGGACGTGCGCTACGCCGCGCAGGTCTCAGAGAGCACCGTGGTGCCGGTGCTGGCCGCCGAGCAGGACGTGGAAGGCGCCCTGAAGTTCGTCAACGCCTCAACCTGA
- a CDS encoding extracellular solute-binding protein: protein MKIQRVLALTALLSATLAAAQGKTTITVGVFPDLDSVVKAALPGFNKLYPNIEVKINSLAYADHHNALTTALSTGKGANDVEAIDFGYVAKFAEGNGMTDLSKAPYNAGALASKFVGFTFPQATTQDGRIVAMPTDIGPGSMFYRTDLLAKAGVKPSQLNASWDSYIANGKKVVAANPGTFLIPDASEAAQIILRTGLKAGDGLYFDKANKVLVSPDNARFVKAFTIAKQIRDAKLDAKAGGAFSPEWTTAFQKGNLATEFSGAWLVGHMQNWLAKDFSGKWNAQNLPGNTFASWGGSFYGIPAQSQNKEAAWELIKYLTTNPAQQVLAFKTTGAFPALKAGQTDAVFNEGVPYLANQKARLLWRTAASKIQPLDVNKLDPIADQIVSDALGSVLDGSKDIPTALAEAQRLIERRAR from the coding sequence ATGAAGATTCAGCGCGTTCTGGCTCTCACCGCTTTGCTGTCGGCCACCCTGGCCGCCGCCCAGGGCAAAACCACCATCACCGTGGGCGTGTTCCCCGACCTCGACAGCGTGGTGAAGGCCGCGCTTCCGGGCTTCAACAAGCTCTACCCCAACATCGAGGTCAAGATCAACTCGCTGGCCTACGCCGATCACCACAACGCGCTGACCACCGCGCTCTCGACCGGCAAGGGCGCCAACGACGTGGAAGCCATCGATTTCGGCTACGTCGCCAAGTTCGCTGAGGGCAACGGCATGACCGACCTGAGCAAGGCGCCGTACAACGCCGGCGCGCTGGCCTCTAAGTTCGTCGGCTTCACCTTCCCGCAGGCCACCACCCAGGACGGGCGCATCGTCGCCATGCCCACCGACATCGGCCCCGGCTCGATGTTCTACCGCACCGACCTGCTGGCCAAGGCCGGCGTCAAGCCTTCGCAGCTCAACGCCAGCTGGGATTCGTACATCGCCAACGGCAAGAAAGTGGTGGCCGCCAACCCCGGCACCTTCCTGATTCCCGACGCTTCCGAAGCGGCCCAGATCATTTTACGCACCGGTCTGAAAGCCGGCGACGGGCTGTATTTCGACAAAGCCAACAAGGTGCTGGTGAGCCCGGACAACGCCCGCTTCGTCAAGGCCTTCACCATCGCCAAGCAGATCCGCGACGCCAAGCTCGATGCCAAGGCCGGCGGCGCCTTCTCGCCGGAATGGACCACCGCCTTCCAGAAAGGCAACCTCGCCACCGAGTTCTCCGGCGCCTGGCTGGTGGGCCACATGCAGAACTGGCTCGCCAAGGACTTCAGCGGCAAGTGGAACGCCCAGAACCTGCCGGGCAACACCTTCGCCAGCTGGGGCGGCTCGTTCTACGGCATTCCGGCCCAGAGCCAGAACAAGGAAGCGGCCTGGGAGCTCATCAAGTACCTGACCACCAACCCGGCCCAGCAGGTTCTGGCGTTCAAGACCACCGGCGCCTTCCCCGCGCTTAAGGCCGGGCAGACCGACGCGGTGTTCAACGAGGGCGTGCCGTACCTCGCCAACCAGAAGGCCCGCCTGCTGTGGCGCACCGCCGCCAGCAAGATTCAACCGCTGGACGTCAACAAGCTCGACCCGATCGCCGACCAGATCGTCAGCGACGCGCTGGGCAGCGTGCTCGACGGCAGCAAGGACATTCCCACCGCACTGGCCGAAGCGCAGCGCCTGATTGAGCGCCGCGCCCGCTAA